The following proteins are encoded in a genomic region of Gemmatimonadaceae bacterium:
- the cmk gene encoding (d)CMP kinase, with protein sequence MSHPTPPYVPRIRDPHTPIIVAIDGPAAAGKSSTARWVSERLGFYHIDSGALYRAATAAVLRASPDGYQWDESDVLRAARRVSARDEGRAFVLLVDGVELEQDMRGGAVTQHVSRVAQMRGVRDWVNGQVRTLANGRSVVVDGRDIGTVVFPEAHLKIFLIADPWERARRRLIQRLGRSPADQEIAEETERLVQRDARDSTQTVQSKDAVLIDTTYLTQEEQVERIVALVKVLR encoded by the coding sequence ATGAGCCATCCGACGCCGCCGTACGTTCCGCGGATCCGCGATCCTCACACGCCGATCATCGTCGCCATCGATGGTCCGGCCGCGGCGGGCAAGTCGTCCACGGCGCGCTGGGTGTCGGAGCGGTTAGGCTTCTACCACATCGACTCCGGCGCACTCTACCGTGCCGCGACCGCCGCCGTGCTGCGCGCGTCGCCCGATGGCTATCAGTGGGACGAGTCCGATGTGCTCCGTGCCGCCCGACGCGTGTCGGCTCGCGACGAAGGCCGCGCATTCGTCCTGCTCGTGGATGGCGTCGAGCTCGAGCAGGACATGCGAGGCGGCGCGGTGACGCAGCACGTGTCGCGAGTCGCACAGATGCGCGGCGTGCGCGACTGGGTGAACGGGCAGGTGCGCACGCTCGCCAACGGCCGGAGCGTCGTCGTCGACGGGCGCGATATCGGCACGGTGGTCTTCCCCGAGGCGCATCTCAAAATTTTTCTCATTGCCGATCCGTGGGAGCGCGCCCGCCGGCGACTCATCCAACGGTTAGGCCGCTCGCCGGCCGATCAGGAAATCGCGGAAGAAACCGAGCGCCTCGTGCAACGCGACGCGCGCGATTCCACGCAGACGGTCCAATCCAAAGACGCCGTGCTCATCGACACCACCTACCTGACGCAGGAAGAACAGGTCGAGCGCATCGTGGCGCTCGTGAAGGTGCTCCGGTAG
- a CDS encoding dihydrodipicolinate reductase C-terminal domain-containing protein, producing MSTARLAVIGHGRMGRAIEDLAAAHGWTVTAVIDAGANHDGAGITARSLGNADAAIEFTTGGAAPANVRACVRAGCPVVSGTTGWDAERPRVEEDVLAGNGAMLWSPNFAIGVNLFWQVAELAARLAGRAKSFDAHIVEMHHAAKRDAPSGTALALQRLASTAFGSDIPVSSVRVGAVPGTHELLLDAAFEQIRVVHEARDRRVFAQGALLAARWLVGRRGVYTMRDFLLSEGPSA from the coding sequence GTGAGCACCGCGCGGCTGGCGGTCATCGGCCACGGCCGGATGGGGCGCGCCATCGAGGACCTGGCGGCGGCGCACGGCTGGACGGTCACCGCCGTGATCGATGCGGGCGCGAACCACGACGGTGCCGGCATCACCGCGCGCTCGTTGGGCAACGCCGACGCCGCCATCGAGTTCACCACCGGCGGCGCCGCGCCCGCCAACGTGCGCGCGTGTGTGCGCGCCGGGTGCCCGGTGGTCTCCGGCACCACGGGCTGGGATGCGGAGCGGCCCCGGGTCGAGGAAGACGTGCTCGCCGGCAACGGCGCGATGCTGTGGTCGCCTAACTTTGCCATCGGCGTCAACCTCTTCTGGCAGGTGGCCGAGCTGGCCGCGCGGCTCGCCGGCCGCGCGAAATCGTTCGACGCCCACATCGTCGAGATGCACCACGCGGCGAAACGCGATGCGCCGTCCGGCACCGCACTCGCCCTCCAGCGCCTCGCGTCGACGGCCTTCGGAAGCGACATTCCGGTGAGCAGCGTGCGCGTCGGCGCCGTCCCCGGCACGCACGAGCTGCTGCTCGACGCCGCCTTCGAACAGATTCGCGTGGTCCACGAGGCGCGCGATCGCCGGGTGTTCGCGCAAGGCGCGCTCCTGGCCGCGCGCTGGCTCGTCGGCCGCCGCGGCGTGTACACGATGCGCGACTTTCTTCTGTCCGAGGGACCATCAGCATGA
- the aroA gene encoding 3-phosphoshikimate 1-carboxyvinyltransferase, giving the protein MKVGGVIRVPGDKSLSHRALIFAALGEGASRIRDILPSADVHSTASVLGALGVPIPPLSADVTIVGRGPRRLTAPVADLECGNSGTTTRLVAGVAAALPFTSRFVGDASLSRRPMRRIAQPLREMGATVDVAPADGLPMTVRGGNLRSIEWRSETASAQVKSAILLAGVAAGVAVTVHEPARSRDHTERMLAALGATVDVRGTSVRLAPAGRLAPLHMRIPADPSSAAFLTALAVLASEGEIKLPDVCLNPTRTGFYGALSRMDANVTLDPGEAQGGEPVGTIVARPSELAAIELGRDDVPAMIDELPLVACLASRARGVTTIRGAEELRVKESDRIATVVANLRALGVNADELPDGMCIEGSDRALRGRVVTHGDHRIAMAFGVLRALPNSAIDIDDTACVAVSYPQFWDDIARAIVS; this is encoded by the coding sequence ATGAAAGTCGGCGGCGTTATCCGTGTTCCCGGAGATAAATCGCTGTCCCACCGCGCGTTGATTTTCGCCGCGCTCGGCGAGGGCGCATCGAGGATCCGGGACATTCTGCCCTCCGCCGACGTCCACAGCACGGCCAGCGTGTTAGGCGCGCTCGGCGTGCCCATCCCGCCGCTGTCGGCCGACGTGACAATCGTTGGGCGCGGCCCGCGCCGTCTCACCGCGCCGGTCGCCGATCTCGAGTGTGGAAACAGCGGCACGACCACGCGGCTCGTCGCCGGTGTCGCGGCCGCGCTGCCGTTCACGAGCCGCTTCGTCGGCGACGCGAGCCTGAGCCGGCGACCGATGCGCCGCATCGCCCAGCCCTTGCGCGAAATGGGCGCGACGGTCGATGTCGCACCCGCCGATGGGCTGCCCATGACGGTGCGCGGAGGGAATCTCCGGAGCATCGAGTGGCGCTCGGAAACAGCGAGCGCGCAAGTAAAGAGCGCCATTCTGCTCGCCGGCGTGGCCGCCGGCGTCGCGGTCACGGTGCACGAGCCCGCGCGGTCCCGCGATCATACCGAGCGCATGCTGGCTGCGTTAGGCGCGACCGTCGACGTGCGGGGGACGAGTGTCCGCCTCGCGCCCGCCGGCCGTCTCGCACCGCTCCACATGCGCATTCCGGCCGATCCCAGCTCGGCCGCGTTTCTCACGGCGTTGGCCGTGCTCGCATCAGAGGGCGAGATCAAGCTGCCGGATGTGTGTCTCAACCCGACTCGCACCGGTTTCTACGGCGCGCTCTCGCGCATGGACGCGAACGTCACGCTCGATCCGGGCGAGGCGCAGGGCGGGGAGCCGGTCGGCACGATCGTCGCCCGTCCGTCGGAGCTCGCGGCGATCGAGCTCGGCCGCGACGATGTGCCGGCGATGATCGATGAGCTTCCGCTCGTCGCATGTCTCGCGTCGCGCGCGCGCGGCGTCACGACCATCCGCGGCGCGGAAGAGTTGCGCGTCAAAGAGAGCGACCGGATCGCCACCGTCGTCGCCAATCTTCGCGCGCTCGGCGTGAACGCCGACGAGCTGCCGGATGGTATGTGCATCGAGGGCTCCGACCGGGCGCTGCGCGGGCGCGTCGTCACGCACGGCGATCACCGCATTGCGATGGCGTTCGGCGTCCTGCGCGCGCTGCCCAACAGCGCCATCGACATCGATGACACCGCGTGCGTCGCCGTGTCGTATCCGCAATTCTGGGACGACATCGCCCGCGCGATCGTCTCGTGA
- a CDS encoding 2,3,4,5-tetrahydropyridine-2,6-dicarboxylate N-succinyltransferase has translation MSYAMPFPDLAVVRQRIGEFAETPAADMPVDDVERTVTALLGALERGEVRAAERGEDGVWRAVAWVKQGILLGFRVGHVVDMSLGGKSSFRFFDKHLYPAQAIQQSQGVRIVPGGSTVRRGAFLAKGVVCMPPMYVNVGAWVGTNTMIDSHALVGSCAQIGARVHLSAAAQIGGVLEPVNAAPVVIEDDVFVGGNTGVYEGTVVREGAVLAAGVVLTRGVPVFDAVRKTTYRSNGDAPLEIPAGAVVVPGTRPMAGEWAKALGLSVQAPVIVKYRDAGTDASTALEQLLR, from the coding sequence ATGAGCTATGCGATGCCGTTCCCCGACCTGGCAGTCGTGCGCCAGCGCATCGGCGAATTCGCCGAGACGCCCGCCGCCGACATGCCGGTCGATGACGTGGAACGAACCGTCACCGCGCTGCTCGGCGCGCTCGAGCGGGGCGAAGTGCGCGCGGCGGAGCGCGGCGAGGATGGCGTGTGGCGCGCCGTCGCCTGGGTGAAGCAGGGCATCCTCCTCGGCTTTCGCGTCGGCCACGTCGTGGACATGTCGTTAGGCGGCAAGTCGTCGTTTCGCTTTTTCGACAAGCACCTCTATCCGGCGCAGGCGATCCAGCAGTCGCAGGGCGTCCGCATCGTGCCCGGCGGCTCGACCGTGAGGCGCGGCGCGTTTCTCGCCAAGGGAGTCGTCTGCATGCCGCCGATGTACGTCAATGTCGGCGCCTGGGTCGGGACCAACACGATGATCGACTCGCACGCGTTGGTTGGTTCCTGCGCGCAGATCGGCGCGCGCGTCCATTTGAGCGCCGCGGCCCAGATCGGCGGCGTGCTCGAACCGGTGAACGCCGCGCCGGTGGTCATCGAAGACGACGTGTTCGTGGGCGGCAACACGGGTGTGTACGAAGGCACCGTGGTCCGGGAGGGCGCCGTGCTCGCCGCCGGCGTCGTGCTCACGCGCGGCGTGCCGGTGTTCGACGCCGTGCGCAAAACGACCTATCGGTCTAACGGAGACGCGCCGCTCGAGATTCCCGCCGGCGCCGTCGTCGTGCCGGGCACCCGCCCCATGGCCGGCGAATGGGCCAAGGCCCTCGGCCTGTCGGTGCAGGCGCCGGTGATCGTGAAATATCGCGACGCGGGAACCGACGCCTCCACCGCGCTCGAGCAGTTGCTGCGATGA
- a CDS encoding M20/M25/M40 family metallo-hydrolase has translation MTDVVALAAELMAIESPSGDEGRAVDFVARWLVARGWNVTVQEVTKGRGNVWASRAGGGVTLSTHLDTVPPFIRPTLEGDHLQGRGACDAKGIAAAMLVAADQLAADDEHRVDLLFVVGEERGSDGARAANQLPATSRFLINGEPTESTLASGAKGSLRIYLRTSGIPAHSAYPELGRSAIEPMLDLLPTLRTLDLPRDPVLGETTVNIGTLRGGTEANIIPDRADCELMFRLVGDVEPIKRMIERWADGRAEIQYGSHIPAMRFHTLPGFRSAPVAFTTDIPLLPRWGTPLLFGPGSIHVAHTPREFIDVRELRAAVDAYVRIVRALLA, from the coding sequence ATGACCGACGTCGTCGCGCTCGCCGCCGAGCTCATGGCAATCGAGTCGCCGTCCGGCGACGAGGGACGCGCCGTCGATTTCGTCGCCCGATGGCTCGTCGCGCGGGGATGGAACGTCACCGTTCAGGAGGTGACCAAGGGCCGCGGAAACGTTTGGGCCTCGCGCGCCGGCGGTGGCGTCACCCTCTCGACCCACCTCGACACCGTTCCGCCCTTCATCCGCCCGACGCTCGAGGGAGACCATCTCCAGGGTCGCGGCGCCTGCGATGCGAAGGGCATCGCCGCCGCCATGCTTGTGGCTGCCGATCAACTCGCCGCCGATGATGAGCATCGGGTCGATCTGCTGTTCGTAGTCGGCGAAGAGCGGGGCTCCGACGGGGCTCGCGCCGCCAACCAGCTCCCCGCGACGAGCCGCTTTCTGATCAATGGCGAGCCTACCGAGAGCACGCTCGCGTCCGGGGCGAAGGGATCGTTGCGCATTTATCTCAGGACCTCTGGAATTCCCGCACACTCCGCGTATCCGGAGCTCGGCCGGTCGGCCATCGAGCCGATGCTCGATCTGCTTCCAACGTTGCGTACGCTCGACCTGCCGCGCGATCCAGTGTTGGGCGAGACGACGGTCAACATCGGAACGCTCCGCGGCGGCACCGAGGCGAACATCATTCCGGATCGCGCGGACTGCGAGCTCATGTTTCGCCTGGTGGGAGACGTCGAGCCCATCAAGCGCATGATCGAACGATGGGCGGACGGCCGTGCCGAGATCCAATACGGCTCGCACATTCCGGCGATGCGCTTTCACACCCTTCCCGGGTTTCGCTCCGCGCCGGTCGCGTTCACGACCGACATTCCGTTGTTGCCGCGCTGGGGCACGCCGCTGTTGTTCGGGCCCGGCTCCATCCACGTCGCGCATACGCCGCGCGAATTCATCGACGTGCGCGAGTTGCGCGCGGCCGTCGATGCCTATGTGCGCATCGTGCGCGCGCTCCTCGCGTGA
- the lysC gene encoding lysine-sensitive aspartokinase 3, which produces MIVVKFGGTSVADAAAIARAAAITRSRAPRQPVVVVSALARATNELLAAAEQAAQGQLIVALRGIEGLRERHLAEAEALLGDGGDADDVRGELSAMCDELASLSEALSVLGHLTPRSLDAIAAYGELLSAALVHAAFRRYDLPVELVDARDVMVTDELHTRAVPDFDAITESARRVLAPMLSHGRVPVVGGFIGRSPAGVTTTIGRGGGDFSAALLGAALGADAIEIWTDVDGMLTADPRIVPGARLIQEIRFDEAAELATFGAKVLHPSTIAPAVQRGIPVFIFNSRRPEGRGTRITADAPRRAVSAIAGKGNVTVIRVNSSRMLLAPGFLRTLFEVFERHHTSVDVVATSEVSVSVTVDDPARLDALLVDLRALGDVSIERQRAVVAIVGAGLGGDSTTMARALAALHGMRVHMISLSATEINLTIIIDAERLGDAMRALHAEFFDRRPEAA; this is translated from the coding sequence GTGATCGTCGTCAAGTTCGGCGGCACGTCGGTGGCCGACGCGGCGGCGATCGCCCGCGCCGCGGCCATCACGCGCAGCCGCGCGCCGCGCCAGCCGGTGGTCGTCGTGTCCGCGCTCGCGCGTGCGACCAACGAGCTGCTCGCCGCCGCCGAGCAGGCGGCGCAGGGGCAGTTGATCGTCGCGCTGCGCGGCATCGAGGGCTTGCGGGAGCGGCACCTCGCCGAAGCGGAGGCGCTGTTAGGCGACGGCGGCGACGCCGACGATGTGCGGGGCGAGCTGAGCGCGATGTGCGACGAGCTCGCCAGCCTTTCGGAGGCGCTGTCGGTGCTCGGCCACCTCACGCCGCGCAGCCTCGACGCCATCGCCGCCTACGGGGAGCTGCTGTCGGCGGCGCTCGTCCACGCCGCGTTCCGGCGCTACGATCTGCCCGTCGAGCTCGTCGACGCGCGCGACGTGATGGTGACCGACGAATTGCATACGCGCGCCGTGCCCGATTTCGACGCGATCACCGAGAGCGCCCGTCGGGTACTGGCACCTATGTTGTCGCACGGCCGCGTGCCGGTGGTGGGCGGGTTCATCGGCCGGTCGCCGGCCGGCGTCACGACCACGATCGGCCGCGGCGGCGGCGATTTCAGCGCCGCGCTCCTCGGCGCGGCGTTAGGCGCGGACGCCATCGAGATCTGGACCGATGTCGACGGCATGCTCACCGCCGATCCGCGGATCGTGCCGGGTGCGCGCCTGATCCAGGAGATCCGGTTCGACGAAGCGGCGGAGCTCGCCACGTTCGGCGCGAAAGTGCTGCACCCGAGCACGATCGCCCCGGCCGTGCAACGCGGCATCCCGGTGTTCATCTTCAATTCGCGACGGCCGGAAGGGCGGGGCACGCGCATCACCGCCGACGCGCCCCGCCGCGCCGTGAGCGCGATCGCCGGCAAGGGCAACGTCACGGTGATCAGAGTCAACTCCTCGCGGATGTTGCTTGCGCCCGGATTTCTGCGCACCCTGTTCGAGGTGTTCGAGCGCCACCATACGTCGGTGGATGTCGTGGCCACGTCGGAGGTGTCGGTGTCGGTCACCGTGGATGATCCCGCGCGGCTGGACGCGCTGCTCGTCGACCTGCGCGCGTTAGGCGACGTGTCGATCGAGCGCCAGCGCGCGGTGGTGGCGATCGTCGGCGCCGGCCTGGGCGGCGACAGCACCACCATGGCGCGCGCGCTGGCCGCTCTCCACGGCATGCGCGTGCACATGATCTCGCTCAGCGCCACCGAGATCAACCTCACCATCATCATCGACGCCGAGCGGTTAGGCGACGCCATGCGCGCCCTCCACGCCGAGTTTTTCGACCGCCGCCCGGAGGCCGCGTGA
- a CDS encoding prephenate dehydrogenase/arogenate dehydrogenase family protein — protein MTSATRARRPVAIVGLGCIGGSLARALTAQGVDVRGWSTSTSDRELAAEAGIRVAGGASPLAELCEGTTSVVLAVPFGRIAEVASAVLEVALPPTRIFHVGGLQRREALGTDEATWHGVVGTHPLSGSHDHGFAASRANMFVGATVCIEDRLDLRGRRAAEWLWRTAGAHRIDYRPAPDHDRLMAWVSHLPQLTATALAHTMAAADVAPASTGSGARDTTRLAATPLGAWPLLLRGAPDELRAALTQLEAAIATLRRTLDAGDEKELAAIWERAMNWRREAAGGNGGERRA, from the coding sequence ATGACATCGGCGACGCGTGCGCGACGGCCGGTTGCGATCGTCGGACTCGGCTGCATAGGCGGCTCGCTCGCACGGGCGCTCACGGCGCAAGGCGTGGATGTGCGGGGGTGGAGCACGTCGACCAGCGATCGCGAGCTGGCCGCGGAGGCGGGCATTCGCGTTGCGGGCGGCGCGTCGCCGCTCGCGGAGCTGTGCGAGGGCACGACGTCGGTGGTGCTCGCGGTACCGTTCGGGCGGATCGCCGAGGTGGCGAGCGCCGTGCTCGAGGTGGCGCTGCCTCCGACGCGCATCTTTCACGTCGGCGGCCTCCAGCGCCGCGAAGCGTTAGGCACGGACGAGGCGACTTGGCACGGCGTCGTGGGCACGCATCCGCTCTCCGGGTCGCACGACCACGGGTTTGCGGCGTCGCGCGCCAACATGTTCGTGGGCGCCACCGTCTGCATCGAAGATCGGCTCGACCTGCGCGGGCGCCGGGCGGCCGAGTGGCTGTGGCGCACGGCGGGGGCGCATCGGATCGACTATCGCCCCGCGCCCGACCACGACCGGTTGATGGCGTGGGTGAGCCACCTGCCGCAGCTTACCGCGACCGCGCTCGCGCACACGATGGCCGCCGCCGATGTCGCCCCGGCGTCCACGGGCTCGGGCGCGCGCGACACGACGCGCCTGGCCGCGACTCCGTTAGGCGCCTGGCCGCTGCTGCTCCGCGGCGCGCCGGATGAGCTGCGTGCGGCGTTGACCCAGCTCGAAGCGGCCATCGCGACGCTCCGGCGGACGCTCGACGCCGGCGACGAGAAGGAGCTGGCCGCAATCTGGGAGCGCGCGATGAACTGGCGGCGCGAGGCCGCTGGAGGCAACGGCGGAGAGCGCCGCGCATGA
- a CDS encoding DUF488 family protein gives MIVTKRIYEPVGERDGYRVLIDRLWPRGVSKTAAHLDEWAKAIAPSNELRHWYDHDPAKWEEFQRRYRQELDNAEAQAVLDALAKRARRGRVTLLYGAKSGEISNAEALAHILEHVGSHTNAAVQR, from the coding sequence ATGATCGTGACGAAACGGATCTACGAGCCGGTGGGCGAGCGTGACGGTTATCGGGTGCTGATCGATCGCCTATGGCCGCGCGGTGTGAGTAAGACCGCGGCACATCTGGACGAGTGGGCGAAGGCTATCGCGCCGTCGAACGAGCTTCGGCACTGGTACGACCACGATCCTGCGAAGTGGGAGGAATTTCAGCGTCGCTATCGGCAGGAGCTCGACAACGCAGAGGCGCAGGCTGTGCTCGATGCGCTGGCGAAGCGGGCGCGGCGAGGTCGCGTCACGCTGCTCTACGGTGCGAAAAGCGGCGAGATCAGCAACGCGGAGGCGCTCGCCCACATCCTCGAGCATGTCGGCAGCCACACCAACGCGGCGGTCCAGCGTTAG
- the dapA gene encoding 4-hydroxy-tetrahydrodipicolinate synthase, protein MTPATRFFGCGTALATPFAADGAIDEGALRAIVDWQIDEGVHFLVPCGSTGEAATMSVAEHRRVVEIVVDQARGRVPVVAGAGSNDTHKAIALSAEMRKAGATHLLHVSPMYNKPPQRGIIAHFRAIADSTDLPLIVYNVPGRTGSNIDARTTLALAEIPSIIAVKEASGNLGQIMDIIRDRPERFSVLSGDDSLTLAVMAAGGDGIISVVSNATPKPMARLVECCRSGDFAAARALHEQLTPWMRAAFIESNPIPVKAALAMLGRARNVLRLPLVPLREELAPDVRAALVTAGALA, encoded by the coding sequence ATGACGCCTGCGACGCGATTCTTCGGCTGCGGCACTGCGCTCGCCACGCCGTTCGCCGCCGATGGCGCGATCGATGAAGGCGCCTTACGGGCGATCGTCGATTGGCAAATCGACGAAGGCGTACACTTCCTCGTGCCGTGCGGATCGACCGGCGAGGCCGCCACGATGAGCGTGGCCGAGCACCGTCGCGTGGTCGAGATCGTGGTCGACCAAGCGCGCGGTCGCGTTCCGGTCGTCGCGGGCGCGGGGTCGAACGACACGCACAAGGCCATCGCGCTCTCCGCCGAGATGCGCAAGGCGGGTGCGACGCACCTGCTGCACGTGAGCCCGATGTACAACAAGCCGCCGCAGCGCGGCATCATCGCCCATTTCCGCGCGATCGCCGACTCCACCGACCTGCCGCTGATCGTGTACAACGTGCCCGGCCGCACGGGGAGCAACATCGACGCGCGGACGACTCTCGCGCTGGCCGAGATTCCTTCGATCATCGCGGTGAAAGAAGCCTCGGGGAATCTCGGGCAGATCATGGACATCATCCGCGATCGGCCGGAGCGTTTCTCGGTGTTGTCGGGCGACGACTCGCTCACCCTGGCGGTGATGGCCGCCGGCGGAGACGGCATCATCTCCGTGGTGTCGAACGCGACGCCGAAGCCGATGGCGAGACTCGTCGAATGCTGCCGCTCCGGCGACTTCGCCGCGGCGCGCGCCCTCCACGAGCAGCTCACGCCATGGATGCGGGCGGCCTTCATCGAGTCGAACCCGATTCCGGTCAAGGCGGCCCTGGCGATGCTCGGCCGCGCGCGCAACGTGCTGCGGCTTCCGTTAGTCCCGCTCCGCGAGGAGCTCGCGCCCGATGTGCGCGCGGCGCTCGTGACCGCGGGGGCGCTCGCATGA
- a CDS encoding GxxExxY protein, protein MKHIGLISETLTGSAIGAFYAVYDELGSGFLEHIYVAALQCELCRRGHDVARETSVPVFFRGERIGLQRLDMVVDQQVVVEVKAAESALDYGSKQLFSYLRATRFEVGLLFSFGAKPIFKRVVCRNALKADKAGHDRTGGYG, encoded by the coding sequence ATGAAACACATCGGCCTCATCAGCGAAACGTTGACCGGATCGGCGATTGGCGCGTTCTACGCAGTGTATGATGAATTGGGGTCAGGGTTTCTCGAGCACATTTACGTTGCGGCGCTCCAGTGCGAGTTGTGCCGGCGCGGCCACGACGTGGCGCGGGAGACCAGTGTGCCAGTGTTCTTCCGAGGGGAGCGGATCGGGCTTCAACGCCTCGACATGGTTGTCGACCAGCAGGTAGTCGTCGAAGTCAAAGCTGCGGAGTCTGCGTTAGACTACGGCAGCAAGCAGTTGTTCAGTTATCTGCGGGCGACGCGATTCGAAGTAGGCCTTCTTTTCAGCTTCGGCGCGAAACCAATCTTCAAGCGCGTCGTGTGCCGGAACGCCTTAAAGGCGGACAAGGCCGGGCACGACCGGACAGGCGGATACGGCTGA
- the asd gene encoding aspartate-semialdehyde dehydrogenase yields MTSAAQGALPRDRRIPVAVLGATGAVGQTFVRLLQNHPWFEVRSLAASERSAGKPYAEAAHWLGGEMPARVASLPMAPCDPACVDAPLVFSALDAAAAADVEAAFARAGRFVLSNARTYRLEPDVPLLIPEVNPDHLALIDRQRARRGWSGAIITNSNCSTMVAAMALAPLHQAFGVSRVFVTTLQAVSGAGYPGVPSLDILGNVIPYIGGGEEEKIETETLKLLGSLGGDGVVPAPMVVSAQVTRVPVEHGHTVCLAVGLARSADPDAAVAVYEGWRGAVVSLGLPSAPVPPIVVTRDVDRPQPRRDADAGAGMRITIGRVRRDPILDLRLVALGHNTIRGAAGASVLNAELLVARGLLGA; encoded by the coding sequence GTGACGAGCGCCGCGCAGGGCGCGCTGCCCCGAGACCGGCGCATTCCGGTTGCCGTGTTAGGCGCGACCGGTGCCGTCGGGCAGACGTTCGTGCGGCTGCTGCAGAACCATCCCTGGTTCGAGGTGCGCTCGCTTGCCGCGTCCGAGCGCTCGGCCGGTAAACCGTACGCCGAGGCGGCCCACTGGTTAGGCGGCGAGATGCCGGCGCGCGTCGCATCGCTCCCCATGGCGCCGTGCGATCCCGCGTGCGTCGACGCGCCCCTCGTCTTCTCCGCGCTCGACGCCGCGGCGGCGGCCGATGTGGAAGCCGCGTTTGCCCGCGCCGGACGGTTCGTGCTGAGCAACGCGCGCACCTATCGCCTCGAGCCCGATGTTCCGCTGCTCATCCCCGAGGTGAATCCCGATCACCTCGCGCTCATCGACCGCCAGCGCGCTCGCCGCGGTTGGTCCGGCGCGATCATCACGAACTCGAATTGTTCGACGATGGTCGCGGCGATGGCGCTGGCGCCGCTCCATCAGGCATTCGGCGTCTCCAGGGTGTTCGTGACGACGCTCCAGGCGGTATCCGGCGCCGGGTATCCCGGCGTGCCGTCGCTCGACATCCTCGGCAACGTGATTCCGTACATCGGCGGGGGTGAGGAAGAGAAGATCGAGACGGAGACGCTCAAGCTGCTGGGTTCGTTAGGCGGGGACGGCGTCGTGCCGGCGCCGATGGTGGTCAGTGCGCAGGTGACGCGCGTGCCGGTGGAGCACGGACACACGGTCTGCCTCGCCGTCGGGCTCGCACGATCGGCTGATCCCGACGCGGCGGTTGCGGTCTACGAGGGATGGCGCGGCGCCGTCGTCTCGCTGGGCCTGCCGTCGGCGCCGGTGCCGCCGATCGTGGTGACGCGCGACGTCGACCGTCCGCAGCCGCGGCGCGACGCCGATGCCGGCGCCGGCATGCGGATCACGATCGGCCGGGTCCGCCGCGACCCGATTCTCGATCTGCGGCTGGTTGCGTTAGGCCACAACACGATCCGCGGCGCCGCCGGCGCGTCGGTGCTCAACGCCGAGTTGCTCGTGGCGCGCGGACTCCTCGGCGCGTGA